TCTTGTAACAGCACCGATCTAGAGGGCAGGTGGGAGAAGAGGATCGACAGAGAGAGAGGATCTGAGGAGGGGAAAGGAGGCCGATAAGAGAAGGGCAGCTTCTCGATCTGTTTCAGTTGCGTGTTCAACCATACCCACTCACACCCAGCTTGGAGGCTTTAATACATCACGGCCACAGCCAACTCACGCACACCTACTACTCTGCCTCTCCGGGCCCACCTGTAAGAGTTTCAGCTCCTTGCCCAGCTTCAATCTTCCTGCCTTGTGGTCCCCGCTCGTTAGTGCCTTGCGGTGGCGGTGGGGTTGCTCCGTCAGACGTGACATTCGCCCCTCCTTGAGTGCCGCCTTGCCCCCAAGGCGATGTGGTGGGGAACCGATGTTGAAGTCGACTTGGATCTTTCCAGGTGGCCAACGATGCCGGCAGTCCCGCCCAGTGTATCAAGAGACGGGTGCTGGCCTTGTTCGCTTTGTTGACTTGCTTGGTGTCGAGGATGGCCAGCGGCACATGTTCTGCCTGCAAAATCTCGTTAGCCGGCGGTAGGACAGGGTTTACCTGCACTTCGGCGCCTTCCGCCTTCTTCAACAAAGAGACGTGCACCACTGGATGGATTTTGCTTGTGGGCGGCAGGTCCAGCTTGTATGCCACTGCCCCCACCTTGGAAACGATCTTGTAAGGATCGTAATACCTGAAGGCAAGTTTCTGGAATGGCCGTTGGGCGATGGAAGTCTGAATAAATGGTTGTAGTTTGAGCAATACTGAATCCCCGACCTCAAACGAACGCTCAGTTCGGTGTCGGTCAGCTTGCGCCTTCATGCGATCCCATGCTCTCTTCAGCTGCTGTTGTAAGTGCTCCACCATGACTTCTCTCTCATGTAGCCATGCTGCCAGATCTGGAACAGAACAGTTGTCGATCTGCGACACTCCAAACTCACGAGGCATGTGGCCATATATGACTTCGAACGGAGTTTTGCCCAGTGAGGAGTGAAACGAGGTATTGTACCAGAATTCGGCCAGCGCTAACCATTTCGCCCAGTTGGTCGGGCACGCATGGACGGCACATCTGAGGTAGGTCTCCAAGCACTGGTTCACCCTCTCTGTCTGCCCGTCCGTCTGTGGATGATAAGATGAGCTCATTCGCAGTTCAGTGCGGCATAACTTGAACAATTCCTGCCACACGTTGCTCGTAAACACTCGGTCTCTGTCTATATGAGAGCCAGTGGTAGCCAGTTGAGACGAAATATATCTCGCATGAATAGCTTGGCCACTTGGAGAGCTATGTAAGGGTGTGCCATCGGCACGAAGTGGGCATACTTCAAGAACTTGTCCACTACCACCAAGATCGCGTCATACCCACAGGACTTGGGCAACCCTTCGATGAAATCAAGCGATACCACTGCCCATGGCTTCTTCGGTATTGGTAATGGTTGGAGCAGGCCTGCCGGGGATATCCTTTCTGTTTTTGCTTGCTGGCATACCATACAATTCTTGACTGTATCCTTGACCTGCTTCTTTAGTCCTTTCCAGGCGAACAATCGTTTGATGCGATTGTAAGTGGCATGAAACCCAGAGTGACCCCAGGCCGTGCTCAAATGCAGTGAGTTGATTAGATGGCGTTGTATTTGCGCATCCTCTCCAATCCAGATTCTGCCTTGAAATCGGAGGACTCCGTCCTGTACCGAAAATTCTGATTCACTGGCTGGGTTGACAGCTAAGCTGGTGAGCTTCTTTGTAGCATGAGGGGCGTTTTGGTAACTGTTTTTGATTGCTTCCAGCCAGGCCGACTTGCAGACTGAGATCGCCGCCAGTTCGCCCCCCTCGCCATGATCTCGACGAGACAGAGCATCCGCGGCGCGATTAGTCAACCCTGCTTTGTATTGGATGGCAAACTGCAGCCCCACTACCTTAGTGAATGCACGTTGCTGGATCGGAGTGTGTAACCACTGGTCAGTTAGGTGTAGCAAGCTCTTCTGGTCTGTTCTCACCACGAACTCTGCGTGTTGAAGGTATGGCCTCCATCTGTCCACTGCCAACAGTAATGCCAGACACTCCTTTTCGTAAGCTGAGAGCCCCAAATTGCGTGGCGACAACGCTTTGCTCAGGTAGGCGATGGGATGCGAGTTCTGCATGAGGACCGCTCCAATGCCTGTGCCGCTTGCCTCAGTTTCTACCACGAACTGCTTGGTAAAATCGGGCAGGGCCAACACCGGGGCTTCGATCAATGCCTGCTTGAGTGCCCGAAAGGCTGCATCTGTGGTTGGCGTCCACACAAACGGTGTATTCTTCCTGAGAAGATCTGTCAATGGTTTGGAGATTATCCCGAAGTGCTTAACAAACTTCCTGTAATAGCCTGCTAGCCCAAGGAATCCTCTGAGTTGTTTAACTGATTCAGGTATTGGCCACTCCTGTACTGTCTGAACTTTGCTTTTATCTATTGACACTCCATCTTTGCTCACATAGTGCCCCAGGTAGTTGATTGTTTGCTGTGCGAATGAACATTTGGACAGTTTTATGTAGAACTGATGCTTCCTCAACAGCTGCAACACCTGTGCAAGGAGGACTTTGTGTTGCTCCAACGTTTTTGTGAAGACTAAGATGTCGTCCATGAAAACCACAACTCCTTTGCGGTTGACTAGGGCCAATACCGTGTTCATATTTCCCATGAATGTGACTGGGGCATAAGCAAGACTGTATGGCATCACTTTGAATTGGAAGTGACCCATATGCGTCTTGAATGCGGTTTTGAATTCATCCTCCGGCACCAACCTGATCTGGTGGTATCTAGCTCGCAGGTCCATCTTGGAAAACCAGCATGCCCCTGCTAGTTCGTCCAGGAGTTCTTCAATTATTGGCATTGGATATGTGGCCTTAAGGGTGATTGCGTTCAGATGTCTGAAATCCACACACAGTCGCCATGTTTGATCCTTCTTTTTTACAAGCAGAACTGGGGAGGCAAATGGACTGGTGCTGGTGGTAATAAGCCCTTTTCCCAACATTTCTTTAACTTGAGCCTCGATCTCGTCTTTCTGTTCTGGTGTGTATCTGTATGGTCTGAGATTTACTGGCTTTGCTCCTGGTAGTAAGGGAATGGCATGGTCCCACTCTCTGTGAGGTGGCAACTCCGTTGGCTCCTGAAACAGGTCCTGGTACTCATCAAGGACTTGCTGGATGGTGGCTGGTACCGGTGTAATTTCAACTTGCCCTTCACTCATGCTCAGCAGTACCACGTGAGCAATGGAATTACTATTCTCTAACTCCTGCAGCTCTGTCATTGATATTGCCATCACTGTTGGTGAAGCGTTCGTCAGGCCTTGAAGCAGAATGCTCTTCCCCTCATGCTGAAACCGAAGTGTTTTAGCTCCCCAATCCACTAGCATCAGTCCACATTGTTCTAGCCAGTCCATTCCCAGCACCATGTCATAGCATCCCAAAGACACTACTCGCAGATCTGTGGTAAATTGGTGCCCCTGCGTCGTCCATTCGCATGCCGGTATGTACCCTTTGCACGACAATAAACCTCCATCTGCTATCTTGACTGACACAGGCGCCATCGCTTGCACTTGGCTTGCTACACTTGTCGCCACTTCTTCACTGACAAAACTGTGGGAGCTGCCTGAATCCACCAATATCAACACTTCATGTTCACCAATCTGCCCCAGCAGCCGAATTGTGCGTGGAGTGGTTTGCCCTGTCGTGGCTAACTTCGAGATGGACATGAGCACCTCTTCCTCTGAATCTGAGTCTGCTTCGTGCCTGTCTTGCTCTTCTGCCTGCAATAGCTCGAGGAGTTCCTCCACTATATGTAGTTGGACAGTGGCCGCGCACTGATGGCCCTGGCCCCAGCGTTCGCCGCATTTGAAGCACAGTCCTCTCGCTCTGCGGTAGTTGCGCAGTGCAGCTACACGGTCTTCGCCTCGCCCTGGTTCGGGGCGACGATCCGCTGCACGGGCGGCGTCCAATGCTCGACGATCTTCCgctgcagctggtggagtaggCAACGGTATGCGCGGTGGTGCTGCTGGCACGACCACCACTGGCGTTGGCCGCGCTGGAGGTCTTGGTGGCGTTGGATCATACCGTCTGTATTCCCGCCATGGCATCACTTCCACCAGCTCTTCCTGCAACAGGGCCAAGGAAAACACAGAGTCCAAGTTTTGGGGTCGATGTAAAGCAACTCGAGCACGAATTTCAGCTTTTAACCCATCTAGGAATTGGGTTGTAAAGTAAATTGGGTCGAACCCAGAGTTATGAGCAAGAATAAGATGCATTAACTCCTCAAATTGCCCCATATACTCCTCTACGGACCCAGTTTGTTTCAGAACATTAAACCGACGAAGATGCATCTGGTACTGGTCCCGTCCAAATTTCTCCTTCAGGGCTGCACACAGGCTATCCCAAGTGGACAGACAACTCACCGTCTCGTGCAACTGCAGCCAGCGAGCTGTGGTGCCTGTGAAGTGTAAGGTGGCTACACGCACCCAAATATCGGGCTGGATGCCGTAGACATCGAAGTATTTTTCGCATCTGGACTTCCAGAACTGTGGATTTTCGCCGTCGAATTGGGGAAAATCCAATTTGGCAATGCCCAGTGATGCGCGTGTGGTGACTGCTGCGCGGCGTGCAGCGACTCCCCACTAATCATGCGACTTGACTCGACTCCTACAGATGCGTAATTCTCCGGTGGGGATTGGTATGTATCCTTGACCGGAGGCGGCTGCAAGGTAGTGACTACCCCATGAACCCCACCCCCGGAGTTGAAGATCTCGCCGTGGCCACTTGGCCCGTGGTGCTCGGGGCCCGTCGTCGGATGAGACGGTGCCGGGGGCACCACCACCTCTTCCACCACCTCGCCTTGCGTCGCGAGGGCTGGATGGAGGGCGATCCGTCCCACCTGGGTGCGGAGCTCGTCGAGCTCGCGTTGCAGGTTGGAGACCGCTGGCCTCCAGAGCTCGAGGGACGCCTGGATCGCCTCCAGGCGAGCGTCGTTTGCCACGCGCCCCTCGTTGACGGATCTGATCAGATCCGCGAGCTGCTGCTCCATTGCCGCCGCTTGCTTCGCCTGCTTGGTTTGGTAGCGCGGCTTGGGATACGCAGTCTCTAGATCGACCGgacctctgataccacttgtaacaGCACCGATCTAGAGGGCAGGTGGGAGAAGGGGATCGACAGAGAGAGAGGATCTGAGGAGGGGAAAGGAGGCCGATAAGAGAAGGGCAGCTTCTCGATCTGTTTCAGTTGCGTGTTCAACCATACCCACTCACACCCAGCTTGGAGGCTTTAATACATCACGGCCGCAGCCAACTCACGCACAACTACTACTCTGCCTCTCCGGGCCCGCCTGTAAGAGTTTCAGCTCCTTGCCCAGCTTCGATCTTCCTGCCTTGTGGTCCCCGCTCGTCAGTGCCTTGCGGTGGCGGTGGGGTTGCTCTGTCAGACGTGACACATCTTCACCTCAGTAATTAGTGGCAATGTCTGTCATATCTTTCGTCCACAATTTACACTTTGATGTCACTACACTGTTCTCTGAACTTTTTTTTGGAAATAAATTCTCTGATCATTTCGTCATGGTAAATAGGTACAATCAACATAAATACAAATGTATGACAAGATTATTGAAGTAGGCAGAGAAGGAAACGGTGTCAGCAAACACATGGGAGAAGGAGGGATAGGCAAAGAAACAAATGCACGCAATGATATCTCTTTTATAACTTAGCCAAAATACTCAGCCTCCCAGCAGCACCTTGAGATCATTATTATTCAGAGCATGGTATCATGACTTAAATTCAAAACAAGTGCTATGATGGTACGCTATGCTACGTTGTGCTACAATAGTCTAATGTCCCTCAAAGTTTCCGTCACTAGGGCCCGATAATGGAAAGGAGATTGACAACAGTAACGAGAGACATCGATGAGATTTTCAATTCTTGGGAAGAGGTAAAGAACTACAGCGGTTTAAGTAATTTTTGATGTGCTTTTTTTTCATTAGATTAATTTACTGCAACGCCTGACAATAAATGTATGAAATTTGTCGAATTTTGATTGACCTGACAATGGGTTTTGCTTCTTCAAACGCCACTTGATAGACCATTTGATTTGGCAaacttatgtgtgtgtgtgtgtgtgtgtgtgtgtgtgtgtgtgtgtgtgtgtgtgtgtgtgtgtgtgtgtgtgcagtttTTGTTGCTGTCTCGATCCTCATGACCATGTTTGGTCCGCCATTGCCACTGAGTAGTTCTTAATTTAACACCCCACCCTCGGTTATTGATGTCAGGCTAACCATCTGAGCTAAAAAAGTCCCACATATGATGTTAAAAAGGTAATATATATTTTTGCGACCATTAAGTAAGTAAAATTGTTGCCAAAAAAAAAAGGTTAATCTAAGGAAGCTGtttttttgcagataaaaaaatggTCGAGATCTCCGTGCGTGACACACCATGTACATTCACGTCCCACACCAAAGCAGTTGGCGTCTCAAATTACAAAAATTTCCATAGGTGACATTATATACACCATCTGCCAATCGCTGTTTTGGCGTAGTGGCTGCCAGCATTGGCCTGGAACGGGGAAGAGCATGTAGGCTACACAGCGCCAGTGGGATAGAAGAACTAGTAGAACGTACGTGCGCGGCGCGAGTTGTGGCCCAGTTATTAATTAAGCACTGTAAATAATTATTACGGGCTAGCTGCTATGGCGGCGCTGCGGTCGTCATGCGCGGCGATGGATGCCATGGCGAACTCGAACTGCTGAAGGGAGATGTTGGTGGAGAGGGAGAGCAGCTCCCTGGCCCCGTCCATCCCCCTgaggctggcgacgctgctggaGCCGTCCAGCCCGATGTGGGCCACGTGCTCCACGTCCGTCGGGAACCCGATCTggatgtcgtcgtcctcctcctcttcgtccttgtACATCTCGAAGATGTGGGACAGGCTCCTGAAGCTCTTGATGAGCTTCCTGATCCCGGCCAGCAGGAAGAcgtcgcgcctcgccgccgcctgctCCTGTTCTTCCGCGGACGCGGCGCCCTTGCCGGCGACATCCGCCGCCTCCCCGTGATCCCTCGTCGTAACTGCATGCACGCACGCGCGCACCAGACAGAATCATGTCGATCCTTTGGGCGCACGATCGAGAGAATTGTGCGAGAGAGAAGGTACAAAAGATCCACACTCTACCTGGGAGTGGAGCGTCGACATGGCTCGTCGCAGCACCATGGTCCGTGCTGATCATCGATGTCATTCTGGAGTGCTCTCAGGAGGCGAGGCGGGAAAGTGTGCCGTGGGTGCCTCAGTTTGGTGTCTGGTCTTTGTTATATAGAGAGAGGATGTGTGGAGTGCAAGGGAAGGCAGTCAAAGAATGGAGGTGGTTATGGTGGTTTATGTGGATGTAAAGGTGGGGTAGTTGCACGTATGAGTTCAAGTTGGTTGTAGTGCCTCTGCCTCGAGACCGGGTAGAGCGGAGTGGCTGGTAGGCCTCGTTAGGTGCTGCAAACCTCACGCCAAGTTAACTGCACTTTTGTCTTTATTTAGTTTCAGTTAGATTCAGTTTGTTCAGTTCTTAGTCTGAATAATTTAGTGCAGGGCTTGGCGTGAGTCAGCGACATAAGGTCCTGGGATGCCACCATGCTAAGTACAGGTTTGCTGCACTGCTGGGGTTGTCACTCTGCCCATGTATTCAGTAGACAGGAGACGCTCGGTAGATTGCATCGTTTTTGGCCTCTCTCCATTCGTGGCTCAACTGGGATAAGCTGAGTGGATGCCCGCAAAAAAGTCATGCTAGAGCAACTCCAATGAggtgacccatttcgtccgccggcGTCCGTTTGAGTCGGCACGAACAAAAGTGactgcccaacgcgccgacccaaactcaaatcgtgtccgcccggcgtccgcgccgacccatttccggcccaaaattgcgcctggaatgcgtcggcgcggacgcgccgCGCGTCTCCTCGCCGTCCGCCGCGTCCCCACCTGGCAGCCACCCAACCGCCACGGTCAACATAATTTATGATGACCGCCCAccttggacccacgcgtcagcgacggcggtcgtccttttttaagccgggcgtgcggcggggccgtcctcatccactACCACTCGCCCCCCGTCCCCATCTGGCCACCCCTGCCCCCACGCCGGCGACAACCCTAGCCACCGTCATCATGGGTTTCTTGTCCGGCATCAGCAGCAGCCGCAAGGAAAAAGCCCCCGCCCGCCATTTCCCCTCCCTCCCCCCGCCGACACGTGCTCCCCGGCAGAGGCAGCGCATCAACGTGCCGTTGCACCAGGCCGAGTGGCACTGGCACCACCGCGTGCCTCTGCCGTACTCGGACGTGACGCTGCCGCATGACTGGCAATTGGATCCggagaggatcccagtgccggcggtGCTGCGGACGGTGAGGGCCCatgcggaggaggtgcggcgccggcgggcgTTGCTGACGTCGGAGCAGCGCGCCGACCCGCACTTCGTCGTCGACTCGCCCAACTGGGCTCgatggttcgccttcgagcacgaggaggtgAGGCGACGCGGCGTCCGCGGCGTCGATCACAGCCTGCCGTCGCCCGCGCTCGTCGTCCGCGACGAGGACCAGGAGACCGAGGCCGCCTACCAGGCGACCATCAaggagagcgaggaggaggagcggtggagggAGGCGGACGAGGCGGCTTTCGAGGCTGCCATGgcggaggccatggccctctccgcGGCGGGCGACTGCGTCGTGCCGGCGGTGGCCCCGCCGTCCCCGCCCAAAGCCGAGCCGGAGGATCCGGTCTACCGCGAGTGCTACTCCTGGACCAGAGTAGTGCGCGAGTGGGTCAGCGCTCCGCCGATCTGGCTCGGGGCGGcagagaagcaggaggcggcctacCTCGACCACTGGCGCCGTGTTCGGCTGGCCGGGGAGCGCCGGGAGGGC
The Triticum dicoccoides isolate Atlit2015 ecotype Zavitan chromosome 3A, WEW_v2.0, whole genome shotgun sequence genome window above contains:
- the LOC119272672 gene encoding uncharacterized protein LOC119272672 translates to MTSMISTDHGAATSHVDAPLPVTTRDHGEAADVAGKGAASAEEQEQAAARRDVFLLAGIRKLIKSFRSLSHIFEMYKDEEEEDDDIQIGFPTDVEHVAHIGLDGSSSVASLRGMDGARELLSLSTNISLQQFEFAMASIAAHDDRSAAIAASP